Proteins from a single region of Echeneis naucrates chromosome 14, fEcheNa1.1, whole genome shotgun sequence:
- the LOC115054145 gene encoding plastin-3, with product MSGKITKEEMEEMREIFGKIDLDSDGYICDFELHELLKEAGHALPGYMVREIIQKLDRNKDNKISFDEFLSIVQELRGSEIAKTFRKVINRKEGILAIGGTSELSSEGTQHSFSEEERYAFVNWINTALEKDPDCQHVLPMDPNTDSLFTSVGDGIVLCKMINLSVPDTIDERTINKKKLTPFTIQENLNLALNSASAIGCHVVNIGALDLKEGKPHLVLGLLWQIIKIGLFADIELSRNEALAALLRDGETLEDLMKLSPEELLLRWANFHLENAGWQKINNFSSDIKDSRAYFHLLNQISPKGTDEDQPRIDISMAGFSEKDDMKRAEAMLQQADRLSCRQFVTPADVVSGNPKLNLAFVANLFNKYPALTKPENEDIDWGLLEGETREERTFRNWMNSLGVNPHVNHLYGDLQDAIVIFQLYEKIKVPVDWNNKVNKPPYPKLGTNMKKLENCNYAVELGKTAKFSLVGIGGQDLNDGNATLTLALVWQLMRRYTLNVLEELGDGQKVNDDIIVNWVNKTLAEAGKSTKISSFKDKEISSSLAVLELIDAIQPGSINHELIKTGSLSEDDKHENAKYAVSMARKIGARVYALPDDLVEVKPKMVMTVFACLMGRGMKRV from the exons ATGTCTGGAAAGATTACtaaagaggagatggaggagatgaggGAGATTTTTGGGAAAATTG ATCTGGACAGCGATGGATATATCTGTGATTTTGAACTCCATGAGCTTCTTAAAGAGGCTGGCCATGCCTTACCTGGATACATGGTTCGAGAGATCATCCAAAAGCTTGACCGCAACAAGGATAATAAGATCAGCTTTGATGAGTTTTTGTCG ATTGTCCAAGAACTGAGGGGCAGTGAAATTGCAAAAACTTTCCGCAAAGTCATCAACAGAAAAGAAGGCATCTTGGCTATTGGAGGGACGTCTGAGCTGTCGAGCGAAGGCACACAACACTCATTCTCTG AGGAGGAGCGATATGCCTTTGTGAACTGGATCAACACTGCTCTGGAAAAAGATCCTGACTGCCAACATGTCCTGCCCATGGATCCCAACACAGACTCTCTCTTCACATCTGTCGGGGATGGTATAGTACTTTG CAAAATGATTAACCTGTCAGTGCCAGACACTATAGATGAGAGGACCATCAACAAGAAGAAGCTGACACCGTTTACAATACAG GAGAATCTGAACCTGGCCCTGAACTCAGCATCTGCCATTGGGTGCCATGTAGTGAACATTGGTGCTTTAGACCTGAAAGAGGGGAAACCCCATCTAGTGCTGGGCCTGCTGTGGCAGATCATCAAAATCGGATTGTTTGCTGACATCGAGCTCAGCAGAAATGAGG CGCTGGCAGCATTGCTGAGAGATGGGGAAACACTGGAGGACCTGATGAAGCTGTCTCCAGAAGAACTGCTGCTACGCTGGGCAAACTTTCACCTGGAAAATGCTGGCTGGCAGAAGATCAACAACTTCAGCTCTGACATCAAG GACTCAAGGGCCTATTTCCACCTGCTGAATCAGATCTCACCAAAAGGCACAGACGAAGACCAACCTCGCATAGACATCAGCATGGCAGGCTTCAGT GAGAAGGATGACATGAAGAGGGCAGAAGCCATGCTACAGCAGGCCGACAGGCTCAGTTGTCGACAGTTTGTCACCCCGGCTGATGTTGTCAGTGGAAACCCCAAACTCAACCTGGCTTTTGTGGCCAATCTGTTCAATAAGTATCCAGCACTTACCAAACCTGAGAATGAAGACATTGACTGGGGGCTGTTGGAAG GtgagacaagagaagagaggacATTCCGAAACTGGATGAATTCTCTGGGAGTGAACCCACATGTCAATCATTTGTATGG AGATCTACAGGATGCCATTGTTATCTTTCAACTCTATGAGAAGATTAAAGTGCCTGTTGACTGGAACAATAAGGTCAACAAGCCACCTTACCCCAAGCTGGGAACCAACATGAAAAAG TTGGAGAATTGTAACTATGCAGTGGAACTGGGCAAAACAGCCAAGTTCTCCCTCGTTGGCATCGGCGGGCAGGACCTGAACGATGGCAACGCTACCCTAACTCTGGCGCTGGTGTGGCAGCTTATGAGAAG ATATACATTGAATGTACTGGAAGAACTGGGAGATGGACAGAAAGtaaatgatgacatcattgtaAACTGGGTGAACAAAACTTTGGCAGAGGCTGGAAAATCAACCAAAATTTCAAGCTTTAAG GACAAGGagatcagcagcagtttggcaGTATTGGAACTGATAGACGCCATCCAGCCCGGCAGCATCAACCACGAGCTGATAAAAACTGGCAGCCTCTCTGAGGACGACAAGCATGAGAATGCCAA ATATGCCGTCTCTATGGCGAGGAAGATAGGAGCCCGCGTCTACGCTCTACCAGATGATCTTGTGGAGGTCAAACCCAAAATGGTGATGACAGTCTTTGCCTGCTTGATGGGTCGGGGGATGAAGCGGGTCTAA